One Novosphingobium sp. 9U genomic region harbors:
- a CDS encoding Rieske 2Fe-2S domain-containing protein, whose protein sequence is MNEEPLVNPEVVSMVGDWKGYVEAKLGFRNHWYPVRFSKELGEGQLEVIELLGERLLLKRIEGKVYAMRDRCLHRGVPLSKKPDCYTKDTITCWYHGYTYRFQTGELVNILAVPESKLINRRKIVTYPATEAKGLIFVFLGDADELHDLAKDVPPGFLDDDVMILGKHRVVNSNWRLGAENGFDALHIFIHKDTTLRHFRTFNFPIGHTPLPGAVQLIEEEDGPKGVMDDFAQHKPVWDGVIDGEIVVSGPRSAQVQGTSASVGTSIWLPGVLKVDSFPTGGLTQFEWYVPLDADRHLYVQTIGKHCPTPADEVNFANEFEATWKPHALDGFNGDDIWAREVTEPFYADDYGWVDEMLCEPDETILAWRRLASRHGRGIQQKIDLR, encoded by the coding sequence ATGAACGAAGAGCCGCTGGTCAATCCCGAAGTCGTCAGCATGGTCGGCGATTGGAAGGGCTATGTCGAAGCCAAGCTGGGCTTCCGCAATCACTGGTACCCGGTGCGCTTTTCCAAGGAGCTGGGCGAGGGCCAGCTGGAAGTCATCGAGCTGCTGGGCGAGCGGCTGCTGCTCAAGCGGATCGAGGGCAAGGTCTACGCCATGCGCGACCGCTGCCTGCATCGCGGCGTGCCGCTGTCGAAGAAGCCCGACTGCTACACCAAGGACACGATCACCTGCTGGTACCACGGCTACACCTACCGGTTTCAGACCGGTGAGCTGGTCAACATCCTGGCGGTGCCGGAGAGCAAGCTGATCAACCGCCGCAAGATCGTCACCTACCCGGCCACCGAGGCGAAGGGCCTGATCTTCGTGTTCCTGGGCGACGCGGACGAGCTGCACGACCTTGCCAAGGACGTGCCGCCCGGCTTCCTCGACGATGACGTCATGATCCTGGGCAAGCACCGCGTCGTGAACTCAAACTGGCGCCTGGGCGCGGAGAACGGCTTCGACGCGCTGCACATCTTCATCCACAAGGACACGACGCTCCGCCACTTCCGCACCTTCAACTTTCCGATCGGCCACACGCCGCTGCCTGGCGCAGTGCAGCTGATCGAGGAGGAGGACGGCCCCAAGGGCGTGATGGACGACTTCGCGCAGCACAAGCCCGTCTGGGACGGCGTGATCGATGGCGAGATCGTGGTCAGCGGACCGCGCTCGGCACAGGTGCAGGGGACTTCGGCTTCGGTTGGGACCTCGATCTGGCTGCCCGGCGTACTCAAGGTGGACAGCTTTCCGACCGGCGGGCTGACGCAATTCGAGTGGTACGTGCCGCTCGATGCCGACCGCCACCTCTACGTGCAGACGATCGGCAAGCACTGCCCGACGCCCGCGGACGAGGTGAACTTCGCCAACGAGTTCGAAGCGACGTGGAAGCCTCACGCGCTCGACGGCTTCAACGGCGACGACATCTGGGCGCGCGAAGTGACCGAGCCGTTCTACGCCGACGACTACGGCTGGGTGGACGAGATGCTGTGCGAGCCGGACGAGACGATCCTCGCCTGGCGCCGCCTCGCCAGCCGCCATGGTCGCGGCATCCAGCAGAAGATCGATCTGCGCTGA
- the ribD gene encoding bifunctional diaminohydroxyphosphoribosylaminopyrimidine deaminase/5-amino-6-(5-phosphoribosylamino)uracil reductase RibD, translating to MTDDQRWLAAAASLAARARPLSRPNPGVGAIIVREGKVVARGWTQAGGRPHAEAMALEAAGEAAQGATLYVTLEPCAHISARGPACADLVCASGPARVVVGCADPDSRTAGQGIARIRDAGIKCDLVTSPACKESLSGYLVRTGLGRPEVTLKLALSLDGCIALASGESQWITGEAARAHTHAMRARADAILVGGGTLRSDAPRLDVRLPGLADRSPQRWVLTRGVAPDGWHALSSPDALRSMMGVQYLFVEGGAGAASAFLAANAVDRLLIYRAPIVIGGGRPGIGNIGLATLSTAHGQWQLTDRRQLGPDTLEVYARRG from the coding sequence GTGACCGACGACCAGCGCTGGCTCGCTGCCGCGGCCAGCCTCGCCGCTCGCGCAAGGCCGCTCAGCCGACCCAATCCGGGTGTTGGCGCGATCATCGTCCGCGAGGGGAAAGTCGTCGCGCGCGGCTGGACGCAAGCCGGCGGTCGGCCGCATGCGGAGGCGATGGCACTCGAAGCTGCCGGCGAGGCAGCGCAGGGGGCGACGCTCTACGTGACGCTGGAACCCTGCGCGCATATCTCGGCGCGCGGACCGGCCTGTGCCGATCTGGTCTGCGCCTCCGGCCCGGCACGTGTCGTCGTAGGCTGCGCGGACCCCGACTCGCGCACCGCGGGGCAAGGTATCGCTCGGATCCGCGATGCCGGGATCAAGTGCGATCTGGTCACCTCCCCTGCCTGCAAGGAAAGTCTGTCGGGCTATCTCGTCCGCACCGGGCTGGGTCGCCCGGAGGTCACCCTCAAACTCGCGCTTTCACTTGACGGCTGCATCGCGCTGGCAAGCGGGGAAAGCCAGTGGATCACTGGAGAGGCCGCGCGCGCGCATACGCATGCCATGCGTGCGCGGGCCGACGCGATCCTGGTGGGCGGCGGGACGCTGCGCAGCGATGCCCCGCGCCTCGATGTGCGCCTGCCCGGACTTGCCGATCGATCGCCGCAGCGCTGGGTGTTGACGCGCGGGGTCGCTCCCGACGGCTGGCACGCCCTGAGTTCGCCCGATGCACTCAGGTCGATGATGGGCGTGCAGTACCTGTTCGTCGAAGGAGGCGCCGGCGCAGCGTCCGCGTTCCTGGCTGCGAACGCGGTCGATCGGTTGCTGATCTATCGCGCGCCGATCGTCATCGGTGGTGGCCGGCCGGGGATCGGCAACATCGGCCTAGCGACGCTGAGCACGGCGCACGGGCAGTGGCAACTCACCGATCGTCGGCAGCTTGGGCCCGACACGCTGGAAGTCTACGCACGCCGAGGCTAA
- a CDS encoding riboflavin synthase, whose translation MFTGIVTALGTIREARQSGDLRAVIACPFDPAGIAMGASIACSGVCLTVVDKGGTAGDAWFAVDISGESVARTVPGRWHEGTTLNLEPALKLGDELGGHIVTGHVDGVGEVLGVCPDGDSRRIGFAISHELAPYLAAKGSITIDGVSLTVNEVTDQPDGSCHFAVNIIPHTAEVTTLGTLQQGDKVNLEIDVLARYLQRMQSLRG comes from the coding sequence ATGTTCACCGGCATCGTCACCGCCCTCGGCACCATTCGCGAAGCGCGCCAATCCGGCGACTTGCGTGCCGTCATCGCCTGCCCGTTCGATCCGGCAGGCATCGCCATGGGCGCCTCGATCGCCTGTTCGGGCGTGTGCCTGACCGTGGTCGACAAGGGCGGCACGGCGGGCGACGCATGGTTCGCCGTCGATATCTCGGGCGAGTCCGTCGCGCGTACCGTGCCGGGCCGCTGGCACGAAGGCACCACGCTGAACCTCGAGCCCGCGCTGAAGCTTGGCGACGAGCTCGGCGGCCACATCGTCACCGGCCATGTCGACGGGGTGGGCGAAGTGCTGGGCGTGTGCCCGGACGGCGACTCGCGCCGGATCGGCTTCGCCATCTCGCACGAACTGGCGCCTTACCTGGCGGCGAAAGGGTCCATCACCATCGACGGCGTCTCGCTCACCGTGAATGAGGTGACCGACCAGCCCGACGGCAGCTGCCACTTCGCGGTCAACATCATCCCCCACACCGCAGAGGTGACCACGCTCGGCACCTTGCAGCAAGGCGACAAAGTCAATCTGGAGATCGACGTGCTCGCCCGCTATCTCCAGCGGATGCAGAGCCTGCGCGGCTGA
- a CDS encoding 2-keto-4-pentenoate hydratase, whose amino-acid sequence MNESVASQSSANIARRLAEAYQGQPIAPVAEGLADIAQAYEVQLLQIGGRLAAGRRVVGRKIGLTSPAVQRQLGVDQPDFGHLTDDMVFGDNAVLDHADLRQPRIEAEVALILGADLDMANATVADVIAATAYAVPSLEVVASRIADWKIGILDTVADNASAGLVVLGGPARRLDGLDLANCAMTMTINGETVSQGHGRDCLGSPLNAAAWLARTSHALGHPLCAGEVILTGALGPMRPVSPGDAVHATIEGLGTVATSFR is encoded by the coding sequence GTGAACGAATCTGTTGCTTCACAATCGTCTGCGAATATCGCCCGGCGCCTTGCCGAGGCATACCAAGGCCAGCCGATCGCGCCTGTTGCGGAAGGCCTGGCGGATATCGCGCAGGCCTATGAAGTGCAGTTGCTGCAGATCGGGGGACGGCTTGCGGCAGGTCGCCGCGTAGTGGGTCGCAAGATCGGGCTGACCTCGCCCGCAGTGCAGCGCCAGCTCGGCGTCGACCAGCCGGACTTCGGCCATCTCACCGACGACATGGTCTTCGGCGACAATGCGGTGCTCGATCATGCCGACTTGCGCCAGCCGCGGATCGAGGCCGAAGTCGCGCTGATCCTGGGTGCCGACCTCGATATGGCGAACGCCACGGTGGCCGACGTGATCGCCGCGACCGCTTACGCGGTGCCCTCGCTCGAAGTGGTCGCCAGCCGCATCGCCGATTGGAAGATCGGCATTCTCGACACCGTGGCGGACAATGCCTCGGCTGGACTGGTCGTGTTGGGCGGACCGGCGCGGCGCCTCGATGGACTGGACCTGGCGAACTGCGCGATGACCATGACGATCAACGGGGAGACCGTTTCGCAAGGCCATGGCCGCGATTGCCTGGGCAGCCCGCTCAATGCCGCGGCCTGGCTGGCGCGCACCAGCCACGCACTCGGCCATCCATTGTGCGCGGGCGAGGTCATCCTGACCGGAGCGCTGGGCCCGATGCGCCCCGTCTCTCCCGGCGACGCGGTGCACGCCACCATCGAGGGTCTTGGCACTGTCGCCACCTCCTTCCGCTGA
- a CDS encoding alpha/beta fold hydrolase yields MEITSNFVDANGVRTHYLEAGEGPPLVLVHGGGAGADSWGNWKDCFAHFAPHFRVIAPDMIGFGKTDKPSPESYVYDQPGRNRHMADFLDAMGLTGVAIVGNSMGGATAIGVALDRPELLSALVLMGSAGLPIPPKPSPNLAATLHYDFTREGMRRVIVGLTAPGYEPQGEMVEYRYQLLEDEAAKAALEAVNAETRKGTLNYDEERLTTITQPVLVVNGKQDGVSILPRAYRFLELLPNSWGYIVPHCGHWAMIEQTEDFCGAVLRFLGKPAA; encoded by the coding sequence ATGGAGATCACTTCGAACTTCGTCGACGCGAATGGCGTGCGCACCCACTACCTGGAGGCGGGCGAAGGTCCGCCGCTGGTGCTGGTGCACGGCGGCGGCGCTGGCGCGGACAGCTGGGGCAACTGGAAGGACTGCTTCGCGCATTTCGCGCCCCATTTTCGGGTGATCGCGCCCGACATGATCGGCTTCGGCAAGACCGACAAGCCATCACCGGAAAGCTACGTCTACGACCAGCCCGGCCGCAACCGCCACATGGCCGACTTCCTCGACGCTATGGGCCTCACCGGCGTGGCGATCGTCGGCAACTCGATGGGTGGTGCGACCGCGATCGGCGTGGCGTTGGACCGGCCAGAGCTGCTCTCGGCTTTGGTGCTGATGGGCAGCGCCGGTCTGCCGATCCCACCCAAGCCCTCGCCCAACCTGGCGGCGACCCTGCACTACGACTTCACGCGCGAGGGCATGCGCCGCGTCATCGTCGGCCTCACCGCGCCCGGCTACGAGCCTCAGGGCGAGATGGTGGAGTACCGCTACCAACTGCTCGAGGACGAGGCAGCCAAGGCGGCGCTGGAGGCAGTGAACGCCGAGACACGCAAGGGCACGCTGAACTACGACGAGGAACGCCTGACCACGATCACCCAGCCGGTGCTGGTGGTGAACGGCAAGCAGGACGGCGTCTCGATCCTGCCGCGCGCCTATCGCTTCCTGGAGCTGCTGCCCAACAGCTGGGGCTACATCGTCCCCCATTGCGGCCACTGGGCGATGATCGAGCAGACCGAGGACTTCTGCGGCGCAGTGCTGCGCTTCCTCGGCAAGCCGGCGGCATGA
- a CDS encoding GNAT family N-acetyltransferase: MDRQPILDGERLLLRPLVREDWAALYAIASDREIWAGHPSHDRWQEPVFRAFFEDALAGGGALAIVDKATGALIGSSRYGGEGDAKLSGAIEIGWSFLARSYWGKGYNAEFKRLMIAHALAHYERVEFQVGADNVISRGAMANIGGQLVPGLGATYERCGVMVHHVVFEITRESFALGPLSRAGSASAGDSGRARRSPD; encoded by the coding sequence ATGGACCGGCAGCCGATCCTCGATGGGGAGCGGTTGCTGCTCCGCCCGCTTGTTCGCGAGGACTGGGCGGCGCTCTACGCCATCGCGTCCGATCGCGAGATCTGGGCTGGCCATCCCTCGCACGACCGCTGGCAGGAGCCGGTGTTCCGCGCCTTCTTCGAAGACGCGCTCGCAGGCGGAGGCGCGCTGGCAATCGTCGACAAGGCGACCGGCGCATTGATCGGCTCTTCTCGCTACGGTGGCGAGGGCGACGCGAAGCTATCCGGAGCCATCGAGATCGGCTGGTCGTTCCTGGCGCGCAGCTACTGGGGCAAGGGCTACAACGCCGAATTCAAGCGGCTGATGATCGCGCATGCGCTGGCACACTACGAGCGGGTCGAATTTCAGGTGGGCGCTGACAACGTGATCTCGCGCGGTGCCATGGCCAACATCGGTGGGCAGTTGGTGCCCGGCCTAGGTGCGACGTACGAGCGTTGCGGCGTCATGGTTCACCACGTGGTGTTCGAGATCACCCGCGAAAGCTTCGCGTTGGGGCCGCTCAGCCGCGCAGGCTCTGCATCCGCTGGAGATAGCGGGCGAGCACGTCGATCTCCAGATTGA
- a CDS encoding aromatic amino acid transaminase: MLSNLKQQPADALLALIKLHNADPRADKIDLGVGVYRTGQGDTPVFAAIKAAEKKLFEEQDSKAYLGPEGDMAFVEALMPYVFGKDTADMGGRIEGMQTPGGTGSLRVALAMAKRAGIERIIVGVPSWPNHAQICADLGLAVVEFNHATAAGQTDMDALRGALAQAGASDAILLHGCCHNPTGIDYSHAEWDEIAHLVAEAKVLPILDLAYQGLGNGMEEDAYGVRRVLVAVPEALISYSCDKNFGLYRDRVGALYVMAAVPEDLPRLMSNGHVLARANWSQPPDHGAAAVREVLADEALTAQWLDELDQMRERMRQVRAKLAAAGTAGAVDLTPMGGQNGLFSIVPLSKEQVLEMREKHGIYMAASGRINVAGLTMGNIDKFIAAVADVAA, from the coding sequence ATGCTCAGCAACCTCAAGCAACAGCCCGCCGACGCGCTCCTGGCGCTCATCAAGCTCCACAACGCGGATCCGCGCGCCGACAAGATCGACCTCGGCGTCGGCGTCTATCGCACCGGGCAGGGCGACACGCCTGTGTTCGCCGCGATCAAGGCGGCCGAGAAGAAGCTGTTCGAGGAGCAGGACTCCAAGGCCTACCTCGGCCCTGAGGGCGACATGGCCTTCGTCGAGGCGCTGATGCCCTACGTGTTCGGCAAGGATACCGCCGACATGGGCGGCCGCATCGAGGGTATGCAGACGCCCGGCGGGACCGGATCGCTGCGCGTGGCGCTCGCGATGGCGAAGCGCGCAGGGATCGAGCGCATCATCGTCGGCGTGCCAAGCTGGCCCAACCATGCGCAGATCTGCGCCGACCTTGGCCTCGCCGTCGTGGAATTCAATCACGCCACCGCTGCCGGCCAGACCGATATGGACGCGCTGCGCGGCGCTCTGGCGCAAGCCGGCGCCAGCGACGCGATCCTGCTGCACGGCTGCTGCCACAACCCCACCGGCATCGACTACTCGCACGCCGAGTGGGACGAAATTGCGCACCTGGTCGCCGAGGCCAAGGTGCTGCCGATCCTCGACCTCGCCTATCAGGGTCTGGGCAACGGCATGGAAGAGGACGCCTATGGCGTTCGCCGCGTGCTGGTGGCCGTGCCCGAGGCGTTGATTAGCTATTCGTGCGACAAGAACTTCGGCCTCTACCGTGACCGCGTCGGCGCGCTCTACGTCATGGCCGCGGTGCCCGAAGACCTGCCGCGCTTGATGTCGAACGGGCACGTGCTGGCGCGCGCCAACTGGTCGCAGCCGCCGGACCATGGCGCTGCCGCCGTGCGCGAAGTGCTGGCCGATGAAGCGCTCACTGCGCAGTGGCTGGACGAACTCGACCAGATGCGTGAGCGGATGCGCCAGGTGCGCGCCAAGCTCGCCGCTGCCGGCACCGCTGGTGCGGTCGATCTGACGCCCATGGGCGGGCAGAACGGCCTGTTCTCCATTGTGCCGCTCAGCAAGGAGCAGGTGCTGGAGATGCGTGAGAAGCACGGCATCTACATGGCGGCATCCGGCCGGATCAACGTGGCCGGGCTGACGATGGGCAACATCGACAAGTTCATCGCCGCGGTGGCGGATGTGGCCGCCTAA
- a CDS encoding cupin domain-containing protein: protein MQTARHARPAEIADWSLEQIMDRYVARFADRVPDWNAFSDASIEGYHRAQHRFIGAGASGKHDDGSVVPAGNFTLSIMLVPPGQGNAAHTHEVEEVFFILQGRCTVFVEDEAGTRLSKELGPWELISCPPGVIHGYQNDTDEPCYLQVVLGRGKPEVAGFADQALFEKREAHL from the coding sequence ATGCAGACCGCCCGCCACGCCCGCCCCGCCGAGATCGCCGACTGGTCGCTCGAGCAGATCATGGACCGCTACGTCGCCCGCTTTGCGGATCGGGTGCCGGACTGGAACGCGTTCTCCGACGCCAGCATCGAAGGCTATCACCGCGCACAGCACCGCTTCATCGGCGCGGGTGCCTCGGGCAAGCACGACGATGGCAGCGTGGTGCCCGCGGGCAACTTCACGCTTTCGATCATGCTGGTGCCGCCTGGGCAAGGCAACGCCGCCCACACGCATGAGGTGGAGGAGGTGTTCTTCATCCTCCAGGGCCGCTGCACGGTGTTCGTCGAGGACGAGGCGGGCACCCGGCTTTCGAAGGAGCTGGGCCCGTGGGAGCTAATCTCGTGCCCGCCCGGCGTGATCCATGGCTATCAGAACGATACCGATGAGCCGTGTTACTTGCAGGTGGTTCTGGGGCGCGGCAAGCCGGAGGTCGCGGGATTTGCCGACCAGGCGCTGTTCGAGAAGCGTGAGGCGCATCTCTGA
- a CDS encoding DUF1134 domain-containing protein gives MNILTLRSRWARAVAALGLASMALGTPAMAQVRSVDPDAAIDGDLSPGQNTSAPAPTRDYPAPTSSAGTSGNGTPVDTTSGAPATTTSEPPASVDDWSPQSIGTEANTPQGSTYRKDDLIGAAEGVFGKGAQGLASLIEDLLKKQGEPNAYIVGREGSGAIGVGLRYGSGTMHHKVEGTRAVYWTGPSIGFDAGLNAANAFVLVYNLYDTEDLYKRFPAGEGQAYLIGGFHVSYMRRGNVVLIPVRMGAGVRLGINAGYMKFTHEQKWLPF, from the coding sequence ATGAACATCTTGACGTTACGATCACGCTGGGCCCGCGCCGTTGCGGCATTGGGGCTTGCCTCGATGGCGCTCGGAACGCCGGCTATGGCGCAAGTGCGCTCGGTCGATCCCGATGCCGCGATCGACGGCGATCTCTCGCCCGGCCAGAACACATCGGCACCAGCGCCGACGCGCGATTATCCAGCGCCGACGAGCTCGGCGGGCACTTCCGGCAACGGCACGCCGGTGGATACGACATCGGGCGCTCCCGCGACGACGACGAGCGAGCCGCCGGCTTCGGTGGACGATTGGAGTCCGCAGTCGATCGGTACTGAGGCGAACACGCCGCAGGGCAGCACGTACCGCAAGGACGACCTGATCGGCGCGGCCGAGGGCGTGTTCGGGAAGGGCGCGCAAGGACTTGCCAGCCTGATCGAGGATCTGCTGAAGAAGCAGGGCGAGCCCAACGCCTACATCGTCGGGCGCGAGGGCTCGGGCGCCATCGGTGTGGGCCTGCGCTATGGCTCGGGCACGATGCACCACAAGGTGGAGGGCACGCGCGCGGTGTACTGGACCGGGCCGTCGATCGGCTTCGACGCCGGCCTGAATGCGGCGAACGCCTTCGTGCTGGTCTACAACCTCTACGACACCGAGGACCTCTACAAGCGGTTCCCGGCGGGTGAGGGGCAAGCCTACCTGATCGGCGGCTTCCACGTCAGCTACATGCGTCGCGGCAACGTGGTGCTGATCCCCGTCCGCATGGGCGCGGGCGTGCGCCTGGGCATCAACGCGGGTTACATGAAATTCACGCACGAGCAGAAGTGGCTGCCGTTCTGA
- a CDS encoding NAD(P)/FAD-dependent oxidoreductase → MIIGAGPVGSILALALRQQGVPVLLIDQLAAPERDCRAASCHPPTIAILDRLGLLDDGLEQGLVSPVFHYLDRVTGEQVGRFALPEMQSPPEHAYVLQWEQYKIADTVAERLAADPEAQILRETTLLGLEQQADRVIATVRRGDGSTEQLDAPYVVGCDGGRSTVRKLSGIDFEGFTWPERFIKIDTRHDFTTLGPKISNRNYFSDPDEWMNLFKARGEDGSGMWRAVSPTLPEQADEDLLSPAAIEARLQKFCPKPGTYEIVTVALYNVHQRIAATFNEGRVLLAGDAAHVNNPVGGMGMNGGIHDAMNLAEKLSMILHHGAEAEPLLDRYSRQRRKAQVDGVQAQSIANKQTLGEKDPAIRAAKLAEIAHASATQDLHDAFIRRACMIDSYAAAEATL, encoded by the coding sequence ATGATCATCGGCGCCGGGCCGGTGGGATCGATCCTGGCCCTGGCGCTGCGGCAGCAGGGCGTGCCCGTGCTGCTGATCGACCAGCTCGCCGCGCCGGAGCGCGACTGCCGCGCCGCCTCTTGCCATCCGCCCACGATCGCGATCCTGGACCGGCTCGGGCTGCTGGACGATGGGCTGGAGCAGGGGCTGGTTTCGCCCGTGTTCCACTACCTCGACCGGGTCACGGGCGAGCAGGTCGGCCGCTTTGCGTTGCCCGAGATGCAGTCGCCCCCCGAGCATGCCTACGTGCTCCAGTGGGAGCAGTACAAGATCGCCGACACGGTCGCGGAACGGCTTGCGGCGGACCCAGAGGCTCAGATCCTGCGCGAGACCACGCTGCTGGGTCTCGAGCAGCAGGCCGACCGCGTGATCGCCACCGTGCGGCGCGGCGATGGATCGACCGAGCAGCTGGACGCGCCCTACGTGGTCGGTTGCGACGGCGGGCGCAGCACCGTGCGCAAGCTGTCTGGCATCGACTTCGAGGGCTTTACCTGGCCCGAGCGGTTCATCAAGATCGATACCCGCCACGACTTCACCACGCTCGGCCCCAAGATCAGCAACCGCAACTACTTCTCCGATCCGGACGAGTGGATGAACCTGTTCAAGGCGCGGGGCGAGGACGGGTCGGGCATGTGGCGCGCAGTCAGCCCGACGCTACCTGAGCAGGCGGACGAGGACCTGCTCTCGCCCGCGGCTATCGAGGCGCGGCTGCAGAAGTTCTGCCCCAAGCCCGGCACCTACGAGATCGTCACCGTGGCGCTCTACAACGTGCACCAGCGGATCGCCGCGACCTTCAACGAGGGGCGGGTGCTGCTGGCGGGAGACGCTGCGCACGTCAACAATCCGGTCGGCGGCATGGGCATGAACGGCGGCATCCACGACGCGATGAACCTGGCAGAGAAGCTGTCGATGATCCTGCACCACGGCGCCGAGGCCGAGCCACTGCTCGACCGCTACAGCCGTCAGCGGCGCAAGGCGCAGGTCGACGGCGTGCAGGCGCAGAGCATCGCCAACAAGCAGACCTTGGGCGAGAAGGACCCGGCCATCCGCGCGGCCAAGCTGGCCGAGATCGCGCATGCGTCGGCCACGCAGGACTTGCACGACGCCTTCATCCGGCGCGCCTGCATGATCGACAGCTACGCCGCCGCCGAAGCCACTCTCTGA
- a CDS encoding 2Fe-2S iron-sulfur cluster binding domain-containing protein: MFRATLQFQDGGSFELDVPEGRTLVEAALEAEAPLRSDCMSGTCGSCVGRLLRGEVTRDPMDQSIVSEDEAAAGIYPTCLTRLGSDARFELDYPLDPCPSPPTRMRAELVSSERVATTVSRLVMRVDDPDAFRFQPGQYLRLRPPGLRVARAYSIASSPASLPLVELLIRHVPGGQVSGWLDGDAAIPGATMTLQGPLGGFALDDRTGRAVFVVGGTGLAPAMAMIRAHAGRLPMLLCFGCTRPEELFLHDELRALEAATPGLEVRVALMEGASGTIRAGTAVALLAGDPVAGSSYHLCGPPAMVDAARAALRAEGVGPERIRAERFAVGG; encoded by the coding sequence ATGTTTCGCGCCACGTTGCAGTTCCAGGATGGCGGATCGTTCGAACTCGATGTTCCCGAGGGGCGAACGCTGGTCGAAGCCGCGCTCGAAGCCGAGGCGCCGCTGCGGTCTGACTGCATGAGCGGCACCTGCGGCTCATGCGTCGGGCGGCTGCTGCGCGGCGAAGTGACGCGCGACCCAATGGATCAGTCGATCGTCAGCGAAGACGAGGCGGCGGCAGGCATCTACCCGACCTGCCTGACCCGCCTGGGCTCGGACGCGCGGTTCGAACTCGATTACCCACTCGATCCTTGCCCCAGTCCGCCGACGCGCATGCGCGCAGAACTGGTGTCGAGCGAGCGTGTAGCGACGACGGTGTCACGGCTGGTGATGCGGGTGGACGATCCGGACGCTTTCCGCTTCCAGCCGGGCCAATACTTGCGGCTGCGCCCGCCTGGCCTGCGTGTAGCACGTGCCTACTCGATCGCTTCATCGCCGGCCTCGCTTCCGCTCGTCGAATTGCTGATCCGCCATGTCCCCGGCGGGCAGGTCAGCGGATGGCTCGACGGGGACGCTGCAATCCCCGGGGCGACGATGACCCTGCAAGGGCCGCTTGGCGGATTTGCGCTCGACGACCGGACCGGCCGCGCGGTGTTCGTCGTGGGCGGAACCGGACTCGCGCCGGCCATGGCGATGATCCGCGCCCATGCCGGGCGGCTGCCGATGCTGCTGTGCTTCGGCTGCACGCGGCCAGAGGAGCTGTTCCTCCATGACGAGCTGCGCGCGCTCGAGGCAGCGACGCCGGGCCTGGAGGTGCGCGTGGCGCTGATGGAAGGCGCCTCGGGCACCATCCGCGCGGGCACGGCCGTGGCGCTGCTCGCGGGCGATCCGGTCGCGGGATCGAGCTATCACTTGTGCGGCCCCCCGGCGATGGTGGATGCCGCACGCGCGGCCTTGCGCGCCGAAGGGGTCGGTCCCGAACGCATCCGCGCCGAACGATTCGCCGTCGGCGGCTGA
- a CDS encoding protocatechuate 3,4-dioxygenase, with protein sequence MGQIVGAFAMSHQLGSPEGVDEQSERVFQGMREIGRRIRALEPDVLVVVSSDHLNNFSLGAPAPFAVGTAETFHPLGDMGLPRDPVPGAPEFATGLLTFADAQGVEISAAEDIQPDHGVMIPLGIVDPARSIPAVPLYVNTVFYPEPSPAQCRELGEVLRAYVNQLPGEQRVVVLGAGGLSHWVGMPGEGTINEPWDQAFLAEVLAGDLSAMAARDNAEILEVAGNGGLEINAWIVAAAAAGGAGGEAVFYEAMPTWATGMAGVELKVAG encoded by the coding sequence ATGGGCCAGATCGTTGGCGCCTTCGCGATGTCGCACCAGCTCGGTAGCCCTGAGGGGGTCGACGAGCAGTCCGAGCGCGTGTTCCAGGGCATGCGCGAGATCGGCCGGCGCATCCGGGCGCTGGAGCCCGACGTGCTGGTGGTGGTGTCCAGCGATCACCTCAACAACTTTAGCCTGGGGGCGCCGGCGCCCTTCGCGGTTGGCACGGCGGAGACCTTTCACCCGCTCGGCGACATGGGCCTGCCGCGCGATCCCGTCCCCGGCGCGCCTGAGTTTGCCACGGGGCTGCTGACTTTCGCAGACGCGCAGGGTGTCGAGATCTCGGCCGCCGAGGACATCCAGCCCGACCATGGCGTGATGATCCCACTCGGGATCGTCGATCCCGCGCGCAGCATTCCGGCAGTGCCGCTCTACGTGAACACCGTGTTCTATCCCGAGCCCAGCCCGGCACAGTGCCGCGAACTGGGTGAAGTCCTGCGCGCTTATGTGAACCAACTGCCGGGCGAGCAGAGGGTGGTCGTGCTCGGCGCAGGCGGACTGTCGCACTGGGTCGGCATGCCGGGCGAAGGCACGATCAACGAGCCTTGGGACCAGGCCTTCCTCGCCGAAGTGCTGGCCGGTGACCTGTCGGCCATGGCAGCGCGCGACAATGCCGAAATCCTTGAGGTCGCCGGCAATGGTGGGCTGGAGATCAACGCCTGGATCGTCGCTGCAGCAGCGGCCGGTGGCGCTGGCGGCGAAGCGGTGTTCTACGAGGCGATGCCGACCTGGGCGACAGGCATGGCGGGCGTGGAGCTAAAGGTCGCAGGCTGA